Proteins from a single region of Acidianus ambivalens:
- a CDS encoding cyclase family protein has translation MIIDLSVPIENGMPYFPGDPQPKIEKIEKEDYVIHSLLLSTHTGTHVDVPFHFIRDGKKLDEIDLTRFSGKAYVLDAEGKDIHSLELPSSVDILLIYTGSSKLWKNGWTMDNYATINEEFAKLIVRKGYKLVGIDSPSIGNSKVHRILLSNEILIVENLSSNLEKIKGKVVDFISLPLPIKGVDGSPIRAIAVVRNDETRPGK, from the coding sequence GTGATAATTGACTTATCCGTGCCAATAGAAAACGGGATGCCATATTTCCCAGGAGATCCTCAACCTAAAATAGAGAAGATTGAAAAAGAAGATTATGTTATACATTCCTTGCTTCTTTCAACTCATACTGGAACTCACGTTGATGTTCCTTTTCATTTCATAAGAGATGGTAAAAAACTGGATGAAATAGATTTAACAAGGTTCTCCGGAAAGGCTTACGTCCTTGACGCTGAAGGTAAAGATATTCATTCTTTAGAATTGCCCTCTTCAGTAGATATCCTACTTATATACACGGGAAGTAGTAAACTCTGGAAAAATGGATGGACAATGGATAATTACGCAACTATTAACGAGGAGTTTGCTAAGCTCATTGTAAGGAAGGGTTACAAGCTTGTCGGGATAGATTCCCCAAGCATAGGAAATTCCAAGGTTCATAGAATATTATTATCTAACGAAATTCTCATAGTCGAAAATCTCTCTTCAAATCTTGAAAAGATAAAAGGAAAGGTAGTGGACTTTATCTCATTACCTTTACCTATTAAAGGAGTTGACGGATCGCCTATCAGAGCTATTGCTGTAGTGAGAAATGATGAAACTCGTCCTGGTAAATGA
- a CDS encoding CHAD domain-containing protein, with protein sequence MKLKNLRPEDYANKNLRDALSISGISKEGIHDRRVKLRKYFDVLYSLYPVYENPDCLVKAKDLIHKLGVIRDMDVICYQPNRDKLAERVSKKIRLMENCFLPKVYGSRLLVFNRILSLQKKIEKIEDFHELRKIVRTTRNLVESLGYKNKELSSLAKEMGDLRDEILKIECEGRKVSIDVENYKKRANEIIVTFIIYQDEFHHFSLQQ encoded by the coding sequence GTGAAATTGAAAAACTTGAGGCCTGAAGACTACGCTAATAAAAACTTAAGAGATGCCTTATCGATATCCGGAATTTCAAAAGAGGGCATTCACGATAGGAGGGTTAAACTAAGGAAATATTTTGATGTGCTATATTCGCTATATCCAGTTTATGAAAATCCAGATTGCCTAGTGAAAGCAAAGGATCTAATTCATAAGTTAGGAGTAATAAGAGATATGGACGTAATATGCTATCAACCTAATAGGGATAAACTAGCAGAGAGAGTTTCAAAGAAAATTCGCTTAATGGAGAACTGTTTTCTGCCCAAAGTTTATGGCAGTAGACTTTTAGTTTTTAACAGAATTCTCTCACTTCAGAAGAAAATAGAGAAAATAGAAGATTTTCATGAGCTGAGAAAAATAGTTAGAACTACTAGAAACCTTGTGGAATCCTTAGGATATAAAAATAAAGAACTATCTAGTTTAGCTAAGGAAATGGGAGACTTAAGGGATGAAATTCTTAAAATAGAGTGTGAAGGTAGAAAGGTTAGCATTGACGTTGAGAATTATAAGAAAAGGGCAAATGAAATTATTGTGACATTTATCATTTACCAGGACGAGTTTCATCATTTCTCACTACAGCAATAG
- the sixA gene encoding phosphohistidine phosphatase SixA — MITLIIVRHGEAEPQIDGKDDKDRKLIKKGLKQMKRVANFLDDLDYTFDRVLTSPYIRAYQSAEAILDELGVDDKKIETFNELSPEKEPSAFIEKLKEMDNTTLLVVGHEPYLSSLIRAMTGGNVELKKGGVAIVDYNPVEGKGVLKMLLTQKVLKLI; from the coding sequence ATGATAACTTTAATAATTGTGAGGCATGGAGAAGCTGAGCCTCAGATAGATGGGAAAGACGATAAAGATAGAAAATTAATTAAGAAAGGCTTAAAGCAAATGAAAAGAGTAGCCAATTTCTTGGATGATCTTGATTATACTTTTGATAGAGTTTTGACTAGCCCTTACATCAGGGCTTATCAATCAGCTGAAGCTATACTTGACGAATTAGGGGTTGACGATAAAAAAATTGAAACTTTTAACGAGCTTTCACCAGAAAAAGAGCCTTCTGCGTTCATTGAGAAACTTAAGGAAATGGATAATACAACATTACTAGTCGTTGGGCATGAGCCTTATTTATCTTCATTAATTAGAGCAATGACTGGAGGTAATGTAGAACTTAAGAAGGGGGGAGTTGCAATCGTTGATTATAATCCAGTTGAAGGCAAAGGAGTTTTAAAAATGCTTTTAACTCAAAAGGTGTTAAAGCTGATTTGA
- a CDS encoding HAD family hydrolase encodes MPYAISVDLGETLVGFRPRSYEYMLGILKDYGYKIDERAFFRALAKVLGKSNFANEEGLNPLNLHELFYELGIHPCRKIMEEIANRDKYQDYFLYEDAIDFLKEVKKKYKIVIILNSTKRIYKIVKEFELDKYVDKVIASCDIGIVKPNPRIFAYAKRYVGDILLHVVTFTNLT; translated from the coding sequence ATGCCTTACGCAATATCAGTAGATTTGGGCGAAACGCTTGTAGGTTTTAGGCCTAGGTCTTATGAATATATGCTAGGAATACTTAAGGATTACGGGTACAAAATAGATGAAAGGGCTTTCTTTAGGGCTTTAGCCAAAGTCCTAGGGAAGAGCAACTTTGCCAATGAAGAAGGATTAAATCCCCTTAACCTCCACGAGCTATTTTATGAACTAGGTATCCATCCTTGTAGGAAAATAATGGAGGAAATTGCTAACAGGGATAAGTACCAAGATTATTTCCTTTACGAGGACGCTATTGACTTTCTTAAGGAAGTCAAAAAGAAGTATAAAATTGTTATAATTTTAAATTCTACTAAGAGAATATATAAAATTGTAAAAGAATTTGAACTAGATAAATACGTAGACAAAGTAATAGCTTCTTGTGATATTGGAATAGTTAAACCAAATCCTAGAATATTTGCTTATGCTAAAAGATATGTAGGAGATATTCTTTTGCATGTGGTGACATTTACGAACTTGACGTAA
- the tmk gene encoding dTMP kinase: MKGILIAFEGIDGSGKSSQASLLKDWIEMKRDAYLTEWNSSEWIHDIIKEAKKKNLLTPITFSLIHATDFTDRYERFILPMLKTGFVVISDRYIYTAYARDSVRGVDIEWVKKLYSFAVKPDVTFYIRVSAEVALERIKKARRNIKPQEAGYDVFPNLPPEEGFLKYQTMILNAYDKIAKEENFVIIDGNKTPREIQMEIRKVLGEILDNSL, translated from the coding sequence TTGAAGGGTATATTAATAGCCTTTGAAGGTATAGACGGCTCAGGTAAATCGAGTCAAGCTAGTTTATTAAAGGATTGGATAGAAATGAAAAGAGACGCATATTTAACCGAATGGAACTCCTCAGAGTGGATTCACGACATTATAAAAGAGGCTAAGAAAAAGAACTTGTTAACTCCTATTACCTTCAGCCTAATTCATGCTACAGATTTTACTGATAGGTATGAAAGGTTCATATTACCAATGTTAAAAACTGGTTTTGTAGTAATAAGTGACAGATATATTTATACCGCCTACGCTAGAGACAGCGTTAGGGGAGTAGATATTGAATGGGTTAAGAAACTTTACTCCTTTGCAGTTAAACCAGACGTTACTTTCTATATAAGAGTTTCAGCAGAAGTTGCTTTAGAAAGGATAAAGAAGGCTAGGAGGAATATAAAACCCCAAGAGGCAGGCTATGACGTTTTCCCCAACTTACCTCCAGAAGAGGGATTCTTAAAATATCAAACAATGATCCTAAATGCTTATGATAAAATAGCTAAGGAGGAAAATTTTGTCATAATAGATGGTAATAAAACTCCCAGGGAAATTCAGATGGAAATTAGAAAAGTATTAGGTGAAATCCTTGATAATAGCCTTTGA
- a CDS encoding TIGR00266 family protein, with amino-acid sequence MLQYQIIGDDIQYVKVFLNPGEKIYADAGHIMSKSSSVTIQAKMRGGILSAIKRELTGATFFVTELMGPGEVDIAGVFPGKIVPIQLNGKGILAESHSFLFAEDSVNYDAKLAPLAPAILGGEGLFLASFNGVGQVFLHAYGGLYEINLMPGQSIDIEASHLLALEEGMQFTVTRVGGFKTMLFGGEGLYFVRVVGPGKVWIHSITAQQMASALMPFLPGGQKGGLPF; translated from the coding sequence ATTTTGCAATATCAAATTATAGGCGACGATATACAATACGTTAAGGTTTTCTTAAATCCTGGAGAGAAAATTTATGCCGACGCAGGGCATATAATGTCCAAGAGCTCTTCTGTAACTATTCAAGCAAAAATGAGAGGAGGAATTCTTTCTGCAATAAAAAGGGAATTAACAGGAGCAACGTTTTTCGTAACTGAGCTTATGGGTCCTGGGGAAGTAGATATTGCAGGCGTTTTTCCAGGGAAAATAGTGCCAATACAACTTAATGGCAAAGGAATTCTTGCAGAATCTCATTCATTTTTATTCGCAGAAGATTCTGTCAATTACGACGCTAAGCTTGCTCCTTTAGCTCCGGCAATTTTAGGAGGAGAAGGACTATTTCTTGCTTCATTTAACGGCGTAGGCCAAGTTTTCCTGCATGCTTATGGCGGATTGTATGAAATCAATTTAATGCCTGGGCAAAGCATAGACATAGAGGCATCTCATTTACTTGCGTTAGAAGAAGGTATGCAATTCACTGTTACTAGAGTTGGAGGATTTAAAACAATGCTATTTGGAGGAGAAGGTTTATATTTCGTTAGAGTTGTAGGACCAGGAAAGGTTTGGATTCACTCTATTACTGCACAGCAGATGGCTTCCGCGTTAATGCCCTTCCTCCCTGGAGGTCAGAAAGGAGGTCTACCGTTCTAA
- a CDS encoding cupin domain-containing protein — protein MDFYLSNISQVPKENVPIKGTKGAKIQWLITKNEGAHYAVRKFSLEKMGVIPMHAHKYQETVIITKGKCKVCVADKEFELKEGDYIFIDSQVKHAIMAEDELEFFCVIDYVDDMSIKTLNEDCP, from the coding sequence ATGGATTTCTACTTATCAAACATCTCTCAAGTTCCTAAGGAGAACGTTCCAATAAAAGGTACTAAAGGAGCTAAAATACAATGGTTAATAACAAAAAACGAGGGCGCGCATTACGCGGTAAGGAAATTCTCTTTAGAGAAGATGGGGGTAATACCAATGCATGCACACAAGTACCAAGAGACTGTTATAATAACTAAGGGAAAATGTAAAGTTTGCGTCGCAGATAAGGAATTTGAGCTGAAGGAAGGGGATTACATTTTTATCGATAGCCAAGTTAAGCATGCAATTATGGCTGAAGACGAATTAGAGTTTTTCTGCGTAATAGATTACGTTGATGATATGAGTATAAAGACCTTAAATGAGGACTGCCCTTAG
- a CDS encoding glutamine synthetase family protein, which yields MQVGQELKEKGIDILRFTWVGLDGYIRAKGAYVDHVDEMVKSGIGLTKAMFSFTPMDTLSPYGSFGPEDEDVFLVPDLSTLSIFPPSAMVICNLYSNGKPWEYDVRSALKSTLDKIREEYGYEFKSSFEIEFYLVKDKKPYDDARCFDPSAFYNNPVISEIAKLLDDNGIDILRIIKEYGPGQYEFDIIHKDSLRSADEVIIFKEIARQVATKHGIEANFMPKPFNKLAGSGLHLNLSIWKGNSNLFFDDKDKLGLSEIAYSFIAGIIEHAKALTAIAAPTINSYKRLVPGSWAPTKIAYGYNNKSSMLRIPMPYPGMSMIDRRIEYRVPDPSTNPYLLLTAIIQAGMDGIERGLKPPSPVNENAYYRKDIEDLPRNLREALNELNKDSILKEKIGNKIIDEFIKVKTAEVEEYESYVTDWEYEVYRKL from the coding sequence ATGCAAGTAGGACAGGAATTAAAAGAGAAAGGAATAGATATATTAAGATTTACTTGGGTTGGGTTAGACGGTTATATAAGGGCAAAAGGGGCTTACGTAGATCACGTAGACGAAATGGTTAAATCAGGAATAGGACTAACTAAGGCAATGTTCAGCTTTACGCCTATGGATACTTTATCCCCTTACGGTTCCTTCGGTCCAGAGGATGAAGATGTATTCTTAGTTCCGGATCTCTCAACATTATCAATTTTCCCACCTTCTGCAATGGTAATCTGTAATCTTTACTCTAATGGAAAACCTTGGGAATACGACGTAAGGTCGGCTCTAAAATCCACGCTTGATAAAATTAGAGAAGAGTATGGATACGAGTTTAAATCCTCCTTTGAGATTGAATTTTACTTGGTAAAAGATAAAAAACCTTATGATGACGCGAGGTGTTTTGATCCCTCTGCTTTTTACAATAATCCCGTAATTTCAGAAATTGCAAAATTGCTTGACGATAATGGAATAGATATTCTTAGGATAATTAAAGAATACGGTCCGGGTCAATACGAATTTGACATAATTCATAAGGATTCTTTAAGAAGTGCGGACGAAGTTATAATTTTTAAGGAAATAGCTAGGCAAGTAGCTACAAAACACGGTATAGAAGCAAACTTTATGCCTAAACCTTTTAACAAACTTGCCGGTTCTGGGCTTCACTTAAATCTAAGTATTTGGAAAGGAAATTCTAACCTATTTTTTGATGATAAAGATAAGCTTGGTTTAAGTGAAATAGCTTACAGTTTTATAGCAGGAATCATTGAACATGCCAAAGCCTTAACTGCAATTGCCGCACCGACCATAAATTCTTATAAAAGGTTAGTTCCAGGGTCTTGGGCTCCAACGAAGATTGCCTATGGTTACAATAACAAATCGTCCATGTTAAGAATTCCAATGCCATACCCCGGTATGTCCATGATTGACAGGAGAATTGAATATAGAGTTCCAGATCCTTCTACTAATCCTTATTTACTATTGACAGCTATAATACAAGCAGGAATGGACGGAATAGAAAGGGGATTAAAGCCTCCTTCTCCGGTTAATGAGAATGCTTACTATAGGAAAGATATAGAGGATTTACCTAGAAACTTAAGAGAAGCACTAAACGAGTTAAATAAGGATTCAATCTTAAAGGAGAAAATAGGAAATAAGATAATCGACGAATTCATAAAAGTAAAGACTGCAGAAGTAGAAGAATATGAGAGCTATGTAACGGACTGGGAATATGAAGTCTATAGAAAACTTTGA
- the cpsA gene encoding carboxypeptidase CpsA translates to MNIEEIAEKLLKDSESIENDVITIRRILHENPELPFQETNTSRLIEEKLRSLGIQTRRLSTTVIGLIDSGKPGKTVALRVQISALPITEKTNLQFSSKSPGIMHACGHDANVAMLLGAAQLLVKNKDLLSGKVKLIFQAGEEEDLGAKEVISNHELDDVDYVFGLHVSPFIPSGFFATRKGALMPSSSNFKIRVKGLGGHVSSPHTTLDPIFISAQIVNLLHGLTSRIVNPLDGFTLSITSIHSGTKSNIIPDEAVMEGTIRGFDVFTIEKVKSKIKSLVDSLCKSFNADCEVVFSDNCPPLINYPEITSMAMDILNNLRRPIVEIEPVMLADDFSRYLQLKPGCYIFIGTRNLEKGCIYPTHSPMFKLDENILKYGSAALALLAISFSKEENIAKMVEERNKYYGKN, encoded by the coding sequence ATGAATATAGAGGAAATTGCAGAAAAACTTTTGAAAGATAGCGAGAGTATAGAGAATGACGTAATAACGATTAGAAGAATATTACACGAGAATCCCGAATTGCCGTTTCAGGAGACTAATACGTCAAGGCTTATAGAAGAAAAGCTAAGGTCTTTAGGAATACAGACAAGGAGACTTTCTACTACAGTAATAGGTTTAATTGATAGTGGAAAACCTGGAAAAACTGTAGCATTAAGGGTTCAGATAAGTGCATTGCCTATAACTGAAAAGACAAATTTACAATTCTCTTCGAAAAGTCCCGGCATTATGCACGCTTGTGGCCACGACGCTAACGTTGCTATGCTTTTGGGAGCTGCACAACTGCTAGTAAAGAATAAGGATTTATTATCTGGGAAAGTTAAGCTCATTTTTCAAGCTGGGGAAGAGGAAGATTTAGGAGCTAAAGAGGTTATTTCTAATCACGAATTGGATGATGTAGATTACGTATTCGGTTTACACGTATCGCCTTTTATTCCTTCGGGATTTTTTGCTACTAGGAAAGGAGCTTTAATGCCCTCATCTTCAAATTTTAAAATAAGAGTTAAGGGATTAGGAGGTCACGTATCTTCTCCTCATACAACTTTAGACCCGATTTTTATTTCTGCACAAATAGTTAACCTTTTACACGGATTAACTTCCAGAATTGTTAACCCATTGGACGGGTTTACTCTTTCAATTACTTCTATACATTCTGGGACTAAAAGCAACATTATACCGGATGAAGCAGTAATGGAAGGTACAATAAGAGGTTTTGACGTTTTTACTATCGAGAAAGTTAAATCGAAAATAAAAAGCTTAGTAGACTCTCTCTGTAAAAGCTTTAATGCAGATTGTGAAGTTGTCTTCAGTGACAATTGTCCTCCTCTTATAAATTATCCAGAGATAACTTCTATGGCTATGGATATCCTTAACAACTTAAGAAGGCCAATAGTTGAAATTGAACCGGTTATGTTGGCTGACGATTTTTCACGTTATCTTCAACTAAAGCCTGGCTGTTATATCTTCATAGGTACTAGAAATCTGGAAAAAGGATGTATTTATCCTACGCATAGTCCAATGTTTAAACTAGATGAGAATATTCTAAAATATGGCTCTGCGGCTCTAGCTTTGTTGGCAATTTCATTCTCTAAAGAGGAAAATATAGCTAAAATGGTAGAGGAAAGAAATAAATATTATGGGAAAAATTAA
- a CDS encoding PTO1314 family radical SAM protein produces the protein MMLRKLSELGVIFMGFEGGEPLLRKDLPEILKESHERFHTSLVTNGLLLKARFNEIKKYLDYLFVSLDGIGETHDEIRGVKGSFNKALEGIKIAKDEVPLAISTTLTRENLDEAEKIVNLAEELDVLVNFQVAYDYSTADKMSPEKEKLRKVLDRLLYLKKEGKPIMNTKEYFEAILNSWYKGIPWTCKPWLTINIDPQGRVVLPCYVLNEYTGSKRIWEIDIKSLWESYDWKKIRKL, from the coding sequence ATGATGTTAAGGAAGCTCTCGGAACTTGGAGTTATTTTTATGGGTTTTGAAGGAGGAGAACCACTTTTAAGAAAGGATTTACCAGAAATTCTGAAAGAATCTCATGAAAGGTTTCATACCTCGCTGGTTACTAACGGTTTACTACTGAAAGCAAGGTTTAACGAAATAAAGAAATACTTGGATTACCTTTTCGTATCTCTCGATGGAATTGGAGAAACTCATGACGAAATAAGAGGTGTTAAAGGCTCTTTCAATAAGGCTTTAGAAGGCATAAAAATTGCAAAAGATGAAGTACCTTTAGCAATTTCTACAACTTTAACTAGAGAAAATCTTGATGAAGCGGAAAAAATTGTTAATTTAGCTGAGGAATTAGATGTTTTAGTCAATTTCCAAGTTGCATATGATTATTCTACAGCGGATAAAATGAGTCCGGAGAAAGAGAAATTAAGGAAAGTCCTAGATAGGCTTCTTTATTTGAAGAAAGAAGGTAAACCAATAATGAATACGAAAGAGTATTTTGAAGCTATACTTAATTCATGGTATAAAGGTATTCCTTGGACCTGCAAACCTTGGCTTACCATTAACATAGATCCGCAAGGCAGGGTAGTTTTACCCTGCTATGTCCTTAACGAGTACACTGGTAGTAAAAGAATTTGGGAAATAGATATTAAATCACTCTGGGAAAGCTATGACTGGAAAAAAATACGAAAGTTGTAA
- a CDS encoding Ppx/GppA phosphatase family protein → MLSAVIDAGYNSFRLSIYDVFQNNTFRLLGSLKYFVRIGEGIKEGSKISDDKIKTAEQAFIAFKNLINVKGVKNVKAVGTSAFRYALNGKEVSDKLSEILGEDLRIISGEEEGRFSATGVINTLPFIEDAIIFEIGGGSLEIAKVEAGNITKVYQLPIGALKLATYSEKEIRKIVSDEISTISITPSKLVIGSGGNMRALAKLDEKISGFPSDSIHGYVVPSSQISKYAKVLFSLDIEERSALPGISKERAYTIHSGAVIIDELLQHFNSDKVMVSAFGMREGVLTDGVKLDRNKWLEAIAFYHYLDPPWDVFYDAEKKVKGEMGFYVGSAAFISSVFKMSEYLNPYDACYRMTRTAIIPGFTQKEILTIGLICKAAKGKIKKKNIKSVGLDFKKKELYEYGKIVKEIVETYPLGIRWSG, encoded by the coding sequence ATGCTTTCTGCGGTAATAGATGCAGGATACAACTCATTCAGACTTTCAATTTATGATGTTTTTCAGAATAATACTTTCAGACTTTTAGGTTCATTGAAGTATTTTGTAAGGATTGGCGAAGGTATTAAGGAAGGAAGTAAAATTTCTGACGATAAGATTAAGACTGCAGAACAAGCTTTTATTGCATTTAAAAACCTTATAAACGTTAAGGGCGTAAAGAACGTCAAAGCCGTAGGAACGAGCGCTTTCAGATATGCATTAAATGGGAAGGAAGTTTCTGATAAGTTATCTGAAATACTTGGTGAAGATTTAAGGATAATTTCTGGAGAAGAAGAAGGAAGATTTTCGGCAACAGGAGTTATTAATACTTTACCATTTATAGAGGATGCAATAATCTTTGAAATAGGCGGTGGTTCATTAGAAATAGCTAAGGTAGAGGCTGGAAATATTACTAAAGTATATCAATTACCTATAGGAGCACTAAAATTGGCTACTTACTCAGAAAAGGAAATAAGAAAGATAGTTTCAGATGAAATCTCAACAATTTCTATAACTCCTTCAAAACTTGTTATTGGTTCAGGAGGAAATATGAGGGCTTTAGCTAAATTAGATGAAAAAATTTCAGGTTTTCCTTCCGACTCTATTCATGGATACGTAGTACCTTCTTCGCAAATTAGTAAATACGCAAAAGTACTCTTTTCATTAGATATAGAAGAAAGATCCGCATTGCCCGGGATTAGTAAGGAGAGGGCTTATACTATTCATTCTGGCGCTGTGATTATTGACGAGCTTTTACAGCATTTTAATTCGGACAAAGTAATGGTTTCCGCTTTTGGAATGAGAGAAGGAGTATTGACAGATGGAGTAAAACTTGATAGAAACAAATGGTTAGAAGCAATAGCTTTTTATCATTATCTCGATCCTCCGTGGGATGTATTTTACGATGCAGAAAAAAAGGTAAAAGGAGAAATGGGATTTTACGTCGGTTCAGCGGCATTTATTTCTTCAGTGTTTAAAATGTCAGAATACCTTAATCCTTATGATGCCTGCTATAGAATGACTAGGACAGCTATAATACCAGGTTTTACTCAGAAGGAAATATTAACTATAGGATTGATATGTAAAGCTGCAAAGGGTAAAATTAAGAAGAAGAATATTAAATCAGTGGGTTTAGATTTTAAAAAGAAAGAGTTATATGAATATGGTAAAATAGTTAAAGAAATAGTAGAAACTTATCCTCTAGGTATTAGGTGGAGTGGTTGA
- a CDS encoding dTMP kinase, producing MIIAFEGIEGSGRTAHLDAVKRYLEKEGYGVLTFGIQMSKLIGERIAQVKKEIVFERRTLFMAYVTDLADQIENVVKPAIDSGFIALADGYVLTLMAYGLARGLEKEWMTEVLSIFPKPSLSFSLISTPEEIMKRIIKKRGYLDPLSAGIDICVKEDVFSAYNEYIERFQKYLVELSITSKVINTARDFSEVNKEIVSEIEKLEA from the coding sequence TTGATAATAGCCTTTGAAGGAATAGAAGGCTCAGGAAGGACAGCTCATTTAGATGCAGTAAAGAGATATCTAGAGAAGGAAGGTTATGGAGTACTCACTTTCGGAATACAAATGTCAAAGTTGATAGGAGAAAGAATAGCTCAAGTTAAAAAGGAAATAGTCTTCGAGAGAAGGACGCTCTTCATGGCTTACGTTACAGATTTGGCGGATCAAATAGAGAACGTGGTTAAGCCAGCAATAGACTCAGGATTCATTGCATTAGCAGACGGTTATGTTCTAACCTTGATGGCTTACGGACTTGCTAGGGGATTAGAAAAAGAGTGGATGACTGAAGTGCTAAGCATATTTCCTAAACCTTCGCTTTCCTTCTCTCTTATTTCAACTCCGGAAGAAATAATGAAGAGAATAATAAAGAAAAGGGGTTATTTAGATCCGTTAAGTGCAGGAATTGATATTTGCGTAAAAGAGGACGTTTTTAGCGCTTATAACGAATATATAGAGAGATTCCAAAAATATCTTGTAGAATTATCTATCACTTCTAAAGTAATAAATACTGCAAGGGATTTTAGTGAAGTAAATAAGGAGATAGTGAGTGAAATTGAAAAACTTGAGGCCTGA
- a CDS encoding amidohydrolase family protein, translated as MKSIENFEIVDSHSHWFSAKIMDEKQFMMASSESWREEELPSLSERIISMNSWRPFYLMLRNYMKKLLGENFIDERNRRIKDDPVNYVKFLMEDAKIRAFVIDEGFGKKEQEIPVKYRLLFRIESIINENLFSLPFEKAVEVFEETLRSKIKEENYAGFKSIIAYRTGLKIICDENLARKDFLDEEREWFGRKAKGFRDYLFCKTMEIAKELNVPFQVHTGAGDRDIKLELSRPSYLTDLVRKYEGKIVLVHAGFPFHRESAWMSYLFPSVYLDVSQIFPFATTAGRDVLREVLQIAPANKVMYGSDAFEIPEIAWVSAKLFRKYIISIIEEMENEEIIDEKDSLTIIKMIAEGNAAKIYGV; from the coding sequence ATGAAGTCTATAGAAAACTTTGAAATAGTAGATTCTCACTCTCATTGGTTCTCAGCAAAGATTATGGACGAAAAACAATTCATGATGGCTTCTTCAGAATCCTGGAGGGAAGAAGAACTACCTTCCTTATCTGAAAGAATAATTTCAATGAACTCTTGGAGGCCTTTTTATCTAATGCTAAGAAATTATATGAAAAAATTACTTGGAGAGAATTTTATAGATGAGAGGAATAGAAGAATAAAAGACGATCCAGTCAATTATGTAAAATTTTTAATGGAAGATGCTAAAATAAGAGCATTCGTTATCGATGAGGGATTCGGTAAAAAAGAACAAGAAATACCAGTAAAGTATAGACTACTTTTTAGAATAGAGAGTATAATAAACGAAAATCTCTTCTCACTTCCCTTTGAAAAAGCTGTAGAGGTTTTTGAAGAAACTTTGAGGAGCAAAATAAAGGAAGAAAACTACGCAGGCTTTAAGTCAATAATTGCTTACAGGACTGGATTAAAGATTATCTGCGACGAGAACCTTGCAAGAAAAGACTTTCTAGATGAAGAAAGAGAATGGTTCGGAAGAAAAGCAAAGGGATTTAGAGATTACTTATTCTGTAAAACCATGGAGATAGCGAAAGAATTGAACGTTCCGTTTCAAGTTCATACAGGGGCAGGGGATAGGGATATTAAGCTTGAGCTTTCAAGACCTTCGTACTTAACAGACTTGGTTAGAAAATATGAAGGAAAAATAGTTTTAGTTCACGCAGGATTTCCATTTCATAGAGAAAGTGCATGGATGAGTTACTTATTTCCTTCAGTATATTTAGACGTATCCCAAATCTTTCCCTTTGCTACGACTGCAGGAAGAGATGTTTTAAGAGAGGTATTACAAATAGCTCCAGCGAATAAAGTAATGTATGGCTCTGATGCCTTTGAAATTCCAGAAATAGCTTGGGTTTCTGCAAAATTATTTAGAAAATATATAATATCAATCATAGAAGAGATGGAAAATGAGGAAATTATTGACGAGAAGGATTCCTTGACGATAATAAAAATGATTGCGGAAGGCAATGCTGCAAAGATTTATGGCGTTTAA